The Agromyces sp. G08B096 DNA window TCGGGGGGTGTCGCTCGGAGCCCGGCCTTCATAGGCTGGGGGCGTGCGACACCGCTGTCGCGGGTCGCGAGCATCCCCGGGGGAGGAACGCATGACCGTTCATTACGAGTTGCCCACCACGGCCGATTTCACCGCACTGGCCGGGGTCCACCACCCGGCGATCTCGATCTACGCGTCCACCTCGCCGGTGGTCGCCGAGCGCGAACGCGCCGAGGTCGCCGTGAAGAGCGGGTTCGACGAGGCGATCGAGCAGGTGCGCGCATCGGGCGCGGCCGCGCACGAGGTCGAGGCGCTCCGCGCCCGGCGCGACGCGATCCTCGGCGACCAGCAGCTGTGGGGCAATCTCGCCCGTTCCCTGGCCATCTTCGTGGCTCCCGAGTTCGAAGAGGTCTTCGTGCTGCCGAACCGGCTCGACGACGCCGTGCACGTCGGCTCGCATTTCACGCTCGGGCAGCTGCTGCGGGCTCCGAGCCAGGATCAGGAGGCGTTCGCGATCACGATCTCCGCGAACGAGTGGTGCCTCTGGCACGCGACGCCCACCGACCGGGCGTTCAAGCTCGACGTCGACGCCGAGGGCGTGGCGAACCTCGACGAGGCGACGAACCGCGAGCCGAACGAGGAGAAGCCGCGCGGACACAACCGGGCCGCCGGAGCCAGCCAGGGCGGGGCGAGCCGGCTCATGGGAGACGAGGGCCGCAAGACCCTCCTCGACCTCTACGCCAAGCGGGTGGTCGACGTCGTCCGCCGGGCGCTGCACGAGCTCGACCCCGACGAGCGCGTGCCGCTGTTCGTCTTCTCCGCGGAACCGCTGCTCAGCCTGTTCATCGAGCGGGTGCGGAACGCCCGGCGCATCGTGCCGGTCGCCGGCGGCTCCGACCGGCTGAACGCCGCCGAGATCGATGAGGCCGTGCGGCTGCAGCTGGCGAAGCTGAACGTGCGCGAAGCCGCGGCGCAACTGCACTCGCTCACGGAGGGCAGCGCGGGGCGCGTCGAGCGCGATCTCGCCGCGATCGCCCATGAGGCGGCCGATGGTGCGGTCGAGACGTTCTGGTTCGACTTCACCACATCGGTGAACGGCACGCTCGACCGGGAGTCGGGAGCCATCCAGTTCGCGAGCGATCACGGCGCCGGCGACGCGCTCGCCGACGGCAGCCACGCCGGCGACCTGCTGCCCCAGCTCGCGCTGCTCGTGATCGCGAAGGGCGGCAAGGTGGTCACGGTGCGCGGCGACGACCTCGACGGCTCGGTGTGGAGCGGACCGGCGATGGCCGAGCTGAGGTTCGCACTGGCCTGAGCGGGAGCCCGACCGGCAAGCCGCTCAGTCGCGCGCGACCGCGAGCGCCCCGCGCCGCGGCGAGCCGCCCGCGGCCGCGAGTTCGAGGACGGGCAGCCGGATGGGGTCCCGCCACCCGAAGCGGATGACGACCTCGTCGGCCTCCGAGTCTTCGATGATGGCCTCCACGCTGGCCGGCGTCAGCACACGTGCGGATGCGTCGCGCGGGGCCTGCTCACGGAGCGCGAGCCAGAGGCTCGTCGGGTGGGGCACCACCCCGGGGTTCGCGGCGGTGAGCTCGAGGCTCCAGCCCGCGCTCGGGCAGAGGCCTTCGCCGGTGACCCGGATCAGCCGGCTGCCGCAGGATCGGACGGCGGTCGCCCGGAAGTCGGAGGCGTCGAAATCGCAGTGTTGCGTGCTCGATCGGTTCATGCGGGCGAACCTACGAGCGGTGGGGCATCCCGGCATCAGTGCTGCCGCTGAGATCGGACGGCAGGAGCGGCCGCGCAGCGCAGCCTAGGCTGGTGCGCATGCGATTCGGAATGTTCGTTCCCCAGGGGTGGCGTCACGATCTCGTCGGCATCGAGCCGGCCCGGCACTGGAGCACGATGCGCGAGATCGCCGAGCGCGCCGATGCGCCCGACTCGCCCTGGGAGTCGATCTGGGTCTACGACCACTTCCACACCGTCCCCGTGCCGTCGACGACGGAGGCGACGCACGAGGCGTGGTCGCTGATGTCGGCGTTCGCCGCGTCCACGACGCGCGTGCGACTCGGTCAGATGTGCACCTGCATGGGCTACCGCAACCCCGCGTACCTCGCGAAGGTCGCTGCCACCGCCGATGTCGTGTCGGGCGGCCGCGTCGAGATGGGCATTGGCGCGGGCTGGTACGAGCACGAATGGCGCGCGTTCGGCTACGGCTTCCCGGATGCTCCCGAGCGGCTGCGGATGCTCCGCGAGGGCGCCGAGATCATGCACCAGGCGTGGACCACGGGCACGGCGACGTTCCACGGCGAGCACTACGACGTCGACGGCGCCATCTTCCAGCCGATGCCGCTGCAGGAGGGCGGCATCCCGATGTGGATCGCCGGCGGCGGCGAGAAGGTGACGCTGAAGATCGCCGCGCAGTACGCGTCGTACACGAACTTCTTCGGCAGCCTCGAGGAGTTCACCCGCAAGTCCGAGATCCTCCGCGGGCACACCGAGCGGGCGGGCCGTGACTTCGCCTCGATCACCCGATCGGCGAACTTCAACACCGTCATCGGTGAGGATGCCGCGGACGTCGAGCGCCGGCTCGCCGTGATCGAGGCTCGCGTCGCGCCGTACCTCGGTGCGGAGGCGACCGCCCGGTTCCTCGGCGACTACCGCTCGGAGGGCGCCCTCGTCGGCACCGTGGCCGAGGTCACGGCGAAGCTGGCGGAGGCCAAGGAGCGCGGGCTCGCGTACGCGATCTCGTACTTCCCCGAGGCCGCGTACGACCGTTCCGGCATCGAGCTCTACGAGCGCGAGGTCATCCCCGCGCTCCGCTGAGCGGGCGCGACGGCTGAGCCGTACGCGGCGGCATGACGCCGGTAGCGTGAGCGCATGCGCTGGCAGTCGGATGTCTCGCGCGGCGACTGGGTCCGCGAACGCATGGCCGACCGCTTCGGCCATCTCGCGCAGATCCTGCCGACCGGGTTCCCGGCGTACGTGCGCGTCTTCCATCCGCTCGACGCCCGGAGACCGGTCGGCGTGACGTGGCGTGAGGTCGCATACGGTCGGCGCCCGACCGCGTGGGAGCATCGGCCGGCATCGTGGCGAGAGGTCGCGGACGAGGTGGGCGCGACGTGGCATCCGCTCGTGCAGTGGCAGCGGATCCCGGAGGCGGCGCCCGCAGACAACGTCCGCGACGGAGGCGTGCCGGCCCGAGCGGGTTGGCGCGCCGACGCACCGGAGGCCGGTCGGTTGGATGCCGCGCACCTTTCCGCGCTCGCCGTGGTGCTCGCTCGGCACACCGCGACGCCCGAGCGCGGCTCGGCCGCCGTCTGGGAGGGCTGGGGCGACTCGTTCCGACGGCTCGATCCCGCCGCCGCGACCGGGCCGCGACTGCGGCTGCCGGGCCGCGCGCACCTGCTGTTCGACGCGGGCATCGCCGAGTTCGAGGCATCCGACTGGCCCTCGCGGGCGCCGTGGGTGCGCGAGGGCGAGCCGCGACCGGTGTCCCCGAGCCTCATCTGGCCCGAAGACCGGGCGTGGGTGCTCGCGACCGAGGTCGACTTCGACTCGACCGTCATCGGCGGCAGCCCGGCGCTCGTCGCCGATGTGGTCGCCGCAACCGGCGTCGAGGCGGCCCCGATCCCCGACGATGCCGATCTCAGCTCCGACGGCGACCGGGTGAACCGCTGACTCGCGTCATGATCGGCCGCCTACGCAGTCACCTCCGGTGACGTCGCCCAGCCGGCGTCGTGGAGGAGGAACCATGCGGGCTCGCCGCAGCGGCGCGCGCCGGGAGCGCACGCACTTCGAGATCGTCACCTCGGCTCTGGGGGAGTCGTTCATCCCCTGTGTCTGCGACCGCCGGCGCGATCACGTGCGCCTGACCTCGTTCCACCTGCCGGCCGAGCGGGTCGATGCCACCGAACCGGGCGAGCCGTGGACGCGCACCCGGGCCTCATGACCGCCAGACATCGCGCTCGGCCGCGGCGGCGCGACCAGCTCGCGCGCCTCGACGCCGCGCGCGCCCGGCTCGACGAGGCGATCCGTCACGAATTCACCGCGAAGCTGCCGCCGATGCTGAGTGTGGCCGAGCTCGCCGAGCTCACCCGCTCGACGTCGCACGCGGTGCGCGGGCTCGTGCAGAGCGGCACGATCGCGGCGCGCTTCAGCGACGGGAAGTACGAGATCTCGGTGGCGGAGAACTGGGAGACGATCCGCAAGCTCCGGCCGAGACTCCTCGGCGGCCCCTCCGCCGAGGGCGCGACCGCCGAGGAGGCGGCGCCGGCGCGCACGCCCGTCTGGATCGACGCCGAACTGGCACGTGCGCTGCAGCAGCACCTGCTGCGGACCGGTGAGGACCTCGAGACCGTCGTCGCGCGCGGCCTCGAACCGCGCGCCGACGCCTGAGGCCGGTCAGGCCTCAGAGTCGGGTCGAGCGTCTACGACGGCTCAGGCGGCCGTTTCGGCGACCTCGTCGAGCTTTGCGCCGAGCTCGGCGTCGGTGGGCTCGGTGAAGTGGGTGCCGTCGGGGAAGACGACGACCGGGATGTTCGTGCGGCCGCTGATGGCCTTCGCACGCTCGGCGCCGTCGACGACGACCTCGAGATCGACGTAGTCGTACTCGACGCCCCGGCGCTCGAGGAGCGCCTTCGACCGGCGGCAGTCGCCGCACCAGGCGGCGCCGTACATCGTGATGCGGGCAGGGTGCAGGTCGGTGGGGGAAGTCACGTCAGTACCCTACGCGGGAAGGCTGTGCACTATTCCCGGGCGGGACGGGGCCACGTCAGTCCACGAGGGCCGGCGCGGGAGCCGGGTCGAGCGCGTCGGCGCCGACGAGCCGGATGAAGGCGCTCAGCTGGGCGACGCCTTCGGGTCGGTGCGGCAGGGCGTCGAGCAGCCCTGGGGAGTAGAGCAGGTACGCGGCCCACTTCGCCCGCGAGATCGCGACGTTCAGCCGGTTCTTCAGGAGCAGGAACTCGATGCCGCGCGGCGCCGCCGACGCGGAGGAGGCGGCGAGCGAGACGATCGCGACAGCGGCCTCCTGGCCCTGGAACTTGTCGACCGTGCCGACGGGGACGCCCGTGAAGCCGGCGCGGTCGAGCGCCTCGCGCACCGTGGTGAGCTGCGCGTTGTACGGCGTGACGACGATGAGGTCGGCCTCGCCGAGCGGGCGCGGCGGCGCGACCACGGTGCCGGCGGCGCTGTCGTCGGCGTCGTGCCAGGCGCGGCCGAGCAGTGATCGCACCAGCTCGACGACGGCTTCGGCCTCCTCGGGCGAGTACGTCGTGTTGTCTTCGTGGCGGACCGGGATGGCGTGCAGACCAGGTTCGACCCCGTCGAGGCGCCGTGCCGACGCGACGGGGTGCGAGCGGAGCTCGCCCTCGTAGGCGAGGCGCGACACGGGCGCCGCGACCGCGGGGTGCATGCGCCGGCTCTCGGCGAGGAAGTACCCGTACTCGTCGGGGAGGACCTCGTGACCGTCGGCCACCCAGCCGAGCGCCGAGGTATCGACGGGCTCGGGGTGCTGCGCCTGGCTCACCTGCGGCAGCTGCTGCGGGTCGCCGAGCAGCAGCAGGTTGCGGGCCGCGAGCGAGACCGCGATGGTCGACGCGAGCGAGAACTGCCCGGCCTCGTCGATTACGAGCAGGTCGAGCGAACCGCGCGGGACGCGCTTGACGTTGCAGAAGTCCCACGCGGTGCCGCCGATGACGTATCCGCCCGGGAGCTCGGCGGTGAAGCTCGCGAGGTCGTCCTTCCGGGCGAGCGCGGTGAAGGTGCGCGTGCCGACGTCGGCCGGGTCTTTCGCGGCCTTGCCGACGCGGCCGGCGTCGAGTCCGGCCTCGACGACGGCCTCGAGCACGTGTTCGACGACCGCGTGCGACTGAGCGACCACGCCGATCTTCCAGCCGTGGTCGGCGACGAGCCGGGCGATGACGTGGGAGGCGACGTAGGTCTTGCCTGTGCCGGGGGGACCCTGCACCGCCAGGTAGGAGTGCTCGAGTCGGCGCACCGAGCTCACCACCGCGTCGACGTAGTCGATGCTGTCGATGAGCAGGGTGAGCCCGCCGGCGACTCGCGGCGGGAGCCGGCGCAGCACATCCATCGCGGGGTTCAGCGGCAGCGCGGGCTGGGCGCCGGGGATGGGCGACGCCCACTCGGCGATGGCGAGGCGCAGGGCGTCGCTCGAGGGCGGGCGCCCGGGGCCGACCGCCATGGGCAGCGCCTGCCAGGTCACGCCGGCCGCGGCGCGCTCCTCGATCAGCAGGCCGGTGTCGGTGACGCCGATGATCGTCGCCTCGGTCGTGCGGCGCTGGCCGGGCCGGCGCACGCCCGACGGCACGCCCGAGTCGGCCTCGTAGAAGAGGAAGACGCCCGCGCCCACCGAGAACTTCGAGCCAGGCGCGATCCGGCCGGCGAGGCGGATCTCGCGGCGCGGGCTGTGCCAGTTGGGCTCCTCGTGCCAGGCGGTCTCGATGCCCGACACCGCCGGATCGACCACCAGCACGTCGCGGTCGTTCTCCCACGAGTCGACGGGCTGGTCGGCGCGCAGGAAGTGCGCCCACCAGAAGCTCTTCGACTCCCGCTCGTGGTAGTCGATGGCGGCTGAGGCGAGCGCGAGGGCGGCGTGGTCGGGGTCTCGCCCTTCGCCGGGCGCGGTGGGGCCGGCCAGCTCGCGCAGCGCGACGGCGAGCGGCGAGGCGACGTACACCTTGCCCGCGGGGCGATCGAGCAGCTCTTCGGGCGGCACCGGCACGATGCCCTCTCGGCGGGCGATGCCGATGAGCCAGTCGCGCAGCCGGCG harbors:
- a CDS encoding LLM class F420-dependent oxidoreductase, producing the protein MRFGMFVPQGWRHDLVGIEPARHWSTMREIAERADAPDSPWESIWVYDHFHTVPVPSTTEATHEAWSLMSAFAASTTRVRLGQMCTCMGYRNPAYLAKVAATADVVSGGRVEMGIGAGWYEHEWRAFGYGFPDAPERLRMLREGAEIMHQAWTTGTATFHGEHYDVDGAIFQPMPLQEGGIPMWIAGGGEKVTLKIAAQYASYTNFFGSLEEFTRKSEILRGHTERAGRDFASITRSANFNTVIGEDAADVERRLAVIEARVAPYLGAEATARFLGDYRSEGALVGTVAEVTAKLAEAKERGLAYAISYFPEAAYDRSGIELYEREVIPALR
- a CDS encoding glutaredoxin domain-containing protein — its product is MTSPTDLHPARITMYGAAWCGDCRRSKALLERRGVEYDYVDLEVVVDGAERAKAISGRTNIPVVVFPDGTHFTEPTDAELGAKLDEVAETAA
- a CDS encoding TM0106 family RecB-like putative nuclease; the encoded protein is MFIVDGSVVTSASDLKKASDCEFAFLRELDVKLGRDTLFEPDTDAMLQRAGMLGTEHELRVLERYRERFGDGVVEIAQPPVRDREAVAEAVAQTIDALRSGAPVVYQATFADDGFIGFADFIVRRPDGRYRVQDSKLARHARVTALLQLAAYAAQLDRIGIPCDDVVELLLGDGSSSEHRRDDITPVYVQRVARLRQLVDERVADTGPVAWGDPRYRHDGRCPTCELEVQAHRDVLMVGGLRVTQREPLAAAGITTIDELAASTGPVPHLIDSTVENLRAQARLQLEAESAVAAAEAAGTLTPGDPPLAPPVEVRDAASLAAIPRPSAGDLFFDFEGDPLYTEGDATSWNLDYLWGMVDDREQYTAFWAHSFAEEREALLRFLELVKLRRQVHPGMHIFHYAAYERTHLTAIAARHGVGEADVNQLLADGVLVDLYPIVKRAVRVGSRSYSIKKLEPLYMGTELREADVKSGGDSITEYVRARTLADSTDPADRAEAQAVLDDLADYNRYDCVSTRRLRDWLIGIARREGIVPVPPEELLDRPAGKVYVASPLAVALRELAGPTAPGEGRDPDHAALALASAAIDYHERESKSFWWAHFLRADQPVDSWENDRDVLVVDPAVSGIETAWHEEPNWHSPRREIRLAGRIAPGSKFSVGAGVFLFYEADSGVPSGVRRPGQRRTTEATIIGVTDTGLLIEERAAAGVTWQALPMAVGPGRPPSSDALRLAIAEWASPIPGAQPALPLNPAMDVLRRLPPRVAGGLTLLIDSIDYVDAVVSSVRRLEHSYLAVQGPPGTGKTYVASHVIARLVADHGWKIGVVAQSHAVVEHVLEAVVEAGLDAGRVGKAAKDPADVGTRTFTALARKDDLASFTAELPGGYVIGGTAWDFCNVKRVPRGSLDLLVIDEAGQFSLASTIAVSLAARNLLLLGDPQQLPQVSQAQHPEPVDTSALGWVADGHEVLPDEYGYFLAESRRMHPAVAAPVSRLAYEGELRSHPVASARRLDGVEPGLHAIPVRHEDNTTYSPEEAEAVVELVRSLLGRAWHDADDSAAGTVVAPPRPLGEADLIVVTPYNAQLTTVREALDRAGFTGVPVGTVDKFQGQEAAVAIVSLAASSASAAPRGIEFLLLKNRLNVAISRAKWAAYLLYSPGLLDALPHRPEGVAQLSAFIRLVGADALDPAPAPALVD